Proteins encoded by one window of Lathyrus oleraceus cultivar Zhongwan6 chromosome 1, CAAS_Psat_ZW6_1.0, whole genome shotgun sequence:
- the LOC127107336 gene encoding uracil-DNA glycosylase, mitochondrial, which translates to MQVQVNRVSEALIEASTSEAETTIEVAGIPINHYEENCLVYQNNREFSRNRLKCGDLFFLHRMLVEKSWVDILDGEFDIEYAVKLCKFVENEEPYAVKSRAMELTYSVPKGRKLPSELENILIELSNDIGCPFPSHGNLKKWALQGILLLNFALTVRKKRPNSHANKGWEHFTDAVIKTISDQKSNVVFLLWGKMAQEKILLIDESKHYVLQAASPGKNGFFDCK; encoded by the exons ATGCAGGTCCAGGTCAACAGGGTTTCAGAAGCCCTAATTGAGGCTTCAACATCAGAAGCAGAAACCACAATTGAGGTGGCGGGAATTCCAATCAACCATTATGAAGAGAATTGTCTTGTTTACCAGAACAACCGCGAATTCAGCCGGAACAGACTTAAATGTGGAG ATCTTTTCTTCCTACATAGGATGTTGGTGGAAAAGTCGTGGGTAGACATTTTAGACGGTGAGTTTGATATAGAGTATGCGGTTAAACTTTGTAAATTCGTTGAAAACGAG GAACCTTATGCAGTTAAGAGTAGGGCTATGGAATTGACCTATTCGGTTCCCAAAGGGAGGAAACTTCCCTCGGAATTAGAGAACATCTTAATTGAACTTTCCAATGATATAGGCTGTCCATTTCCATCCCATGGTAATCTTAAAAAGTGGGCCCTACAG GGGATACTTTTGTTAAACTTTGCTCTTACAG TTAGAAAGAAAAGACCTAATTCACATGCGAATAAGGGTTGGGAGCATTTTACCGATGCGGTTATTAAAACCATCTCTGATCAGAAGTCAAATGTTGTTTTTCTACTGTGGGGAAAAATGGCTCAAGAAAAAATCCTCTTGATTGATGAATCAAAGCACTACGTGTTACAAGCTGCGAGTCCGGGCAAAAATGGTTTTTTTGATTGCAAGTAA